GCCGATCCGGCGTGCAGGGTTCCCGCGGGCATCCACAGGCCCAGGGCCGGGGTGATCGTCCAGATCCGGCTCCCGACCACCGCGGTGGAGGCGCCGCGCTCGTTCCAGAGCAGTTCGTGGAAGGGGTGGGAGTGCGCGTCCCAGAGCGTGTCGTGGGTGACGACCTCGTCGTAGCCGGCGATGACGAAGGAGGTGTCCACCGAACCGGGAGCGAACGCGGGCAGCGTCCGGGTCTCGCTGGTCATGGCAGACGGACCTCGGTCGTACGGGGGCCGCTCACGGCGGACGGGGCGCGCATCGGCTCAGCCTAAGGGTACGGGGCAGCTCTCGGAGGCCCGGGGGCGCGCGGGTCCGGCGAGCCCCTCCCTCTGCCTCAACTTGACGTTTACGCAGGTCAGTTACGTCCTTCAGGTGAAAGAACCACGGCTTTCGCCGCGGATGCCGCTCTTCGACGGACAGTGGGTGGGCCGACCGGGCACCGGGCCGCGGTCGGAGGGAACGTGACATGCGGAGAAAGGTGACGGATTCATGGGCACTGAGGCCACCAGGCGGGTCACGCTCGTCTTCTCCCTGTTCGACGCCAACGCCAACGGAGTCCTGGAGGCGGACGACTTCGACCTCATGGCCGACCGCGTCGTCCGGGAGGCGCACGCGTCGGACCGGGCGGCGAAGGACGCGATGCGTGCGGCGTTCCGGCGGTACTGGACGACGCTGCGCACCGAGCTGGACGCCGATGGCGACGGCGAGGTCACCTTCGAGGAGTTCACCGCCTGCGTGCTGTCGCCGGAGCGGTTCGACGCGACCGTCGGGGTGTTCGCCGAGGCGCTGGCCGCGCTCGGCGACCCGGACGGCGACGGTCTGATCGAGCGGCCGCTGTTCATGGCGCTGATGACGGCCATCGGGTTCGAGCCCGCGAACATCGACGCGCTCTTCGACGCCTTCGAGCCCAACGACGGGGACCGGATCCGGGTGGAGACGTGGGTCGCCGGGATCAAGGACTACTACGCACCGGGCAAGGCCGGCATCCCGGGCGATCATCTGGTCGTCGGCACCGCCGCCTGACCGGGCGCGCGCGGATACGGCCGACGGCGGCGGGCGCCCGGGTGGGCGTCCCGGAGGACGTCCGGGAGGGCACCCACCGTCCCGTCGTCGCCGGTCCGATCCGTCCGGTTCCGATCAGCGCGGTCCGGTCCGCCCGGTCCGCCCGGTCCGCCCGGTCCGGCAGCCCACGGCGCCCGTGGCCGGGCGGCCGGGCGCGCCTCGGAGCCGAGGGGGTGGACGCCGGTCTCAGCGCTTGCCGAGGGACGGGCGCTTCGTCCTGGGTGCACGCGGGCCGCGGTTCCCCTGAGGGTCGAGGGGCTCGTTGCGGCCGGTGAGGAGAACGGCCAGGCCCGCGAGTGCCATCAGCGCGGACAGGACGGTGAAGCCGGCGGAGAAGGTGGCCACGTGTGCCGCCACGCCCAGCATGAGGGCCCCGAGGCCGGTACCCGCGTCGTAGCCGATGTTCCACGCGACCGAGGCGGCATGCCGGTTCTCCACGCCCGCGCGGTCGAACGCCTGGACGAGGGTGAGGCTCTGGAGCCCTCCGTACGCCGCCCCCAGGAGAAGCAGGCCGGCCAGCAGCGCCGGGGTACGGTCCGATCCGACGCCCGACGCGGTCAGCGCCAGGCCCGCGCACGCGGTGAGGGCGAGGATTCCGGTGATGGGCCGCAGGGCGATCCGGTCGGCGAGTTCTCCGCACCCCCAACGGGCCAGTGCGGCGGTGGCGGTGAGGGCGAACAGCCCCGTGGCGGCGAGCGCGGGGGTGGCGGTGAACTGCGGGGCGAAGGTGAGGACGGCTCCGCCGGCCGCCGTGACCAGGAGCAGCACGGCCAGGGGCCGCCGGATGCGTCGGAGCACCGCGACGGCGGGGGCGGGGTTCCGGGCGGGGCCACCCGGGGACGCCGGACCGTCGGCGCGGTCCTCCACGGCGCGGCCGAGGGAGCGCGCCCAGGGCAGGGCGAGGACGGGGAGAACGCCGCAGGCGATGACCGCGGGCAGGGCGAACGTGTCGGTCAGCCAGGGGGCCGCCGGGGTCAGGACGACCTGGGGCAGGGCGACGGCGAGACCGTAGAGGCCGATGACCGCCCCCTGGCGTCCCCGCGGGGCCAGTACGGCCGCGGCGGTGGCGCCGCAGACGGTGACGATGCCGAAGCCCGCTCCCCGCAGGGCGGTCGTCAGCAGGACGGGCAGCAGTTGGTCGCTGAGGGCCTGGAGGAGCGAGGGCAGGCCGAGCAGCAGTGCGCCGAGGACGAGAGTGCGGGTCCACCCGAGCCTGCGCAGCATGGTCCTGACGAACAGCTGGGTCAGGACCGTGGCGGCCATCAGGACGGCGGTGACGAGTCCGGCGCCGAACTCGTCCGCCCCTCCCTCGACGGCCCACGCCGGTGAGACCGGGAGCAGGAGGGCGAATCCGGAGAAGCAGAACAGCACCGTCACCAACAGGTGCGGGATGCCCGGGGCCCGGACGACTGATTCCTTCGCGGCTACGGACATGGGCGTCGGCTTGTCCCTTCACATGCGGGGGTGGAGAGCGGAAACGGGGCGGCGGGAGGAGGCCGCGGACTGATGCCGGCGGGAGCCACCGGCATCAGTCCGCGGCGAAGGCGCGCAGGAACCGCTCCACCTGCTGCTCGGTGTCGACGCCCTCGGGATCCCGACCGGACAGGACGTGGAAGAACACGGGGCCGATCAGCAGGGCGGTCGCCTGCTCCAGCGACAGATCGTCGCCGCGGCCCTCCAGCAGCGGGGCCGCCACCGCGGCCGCGCTCTCGCCGAGGACGTCGCCGGACGCCAGGAGGGCGGCCACGTCCGCGTCGTGCTGGGCCTCCCCCAGAAGGGCTCGGTAGGCCGCTCCCGCGTGCGAGTGCGCGAGGAAGCCGGTGAGGGCGTCGAGATAGGCCGTGAGGTCGTCGCGGGCGACTCCGGTGAGGGGGACCGCGAGCTCCTGCCGGGCGTCGATGACGCTGGCCTCGTAGAGGACCTCGGCCTTGTTCGACCACCAGCGGTACACGGTCTGCCGGCCCACTCCGGCGCGTTCCGCGATGCCCTTCATGGTCAGTGCCGCGTACCCGACTTCGACCAGAAGGTCGTCGACGGCGTGCAGCACGGCCGCCCGTGCGCTCTCACTGCGGGGCCTGCCACGGCCGCTTTCCTGAACCATGCCCCCACTATAAACGAGACACCGTGCATCGAATGGTGGTAGCTTTACGGTGCACGGTGCCTCGAAATAGCGATCGGCCCACGCTTTCCGCTCTCCCCACCGCCACCGCTCTCAGCGCCCGGACCTCCAGGAGCCCGCACCATGACCGCAGACACCCACACCCTCGCGGAGCCGCGCCTCCGCTCCGCCCTGACCCGCATGTTCGAAGCCGCCGCCCGTGACGACGAGGCCGCGGCACGCGTGCGAAGCCTCCGGCCCGACGACCGAGGAGCGCTGACGGCGCAGGAACTCGCCGACGCGAACCGGGAGATCTACATGCCGATCTCGGCCGACGGCGGCAGACTCCTCTACAACCTCGTCCGCGCCACCAGGCCGAACACCGTCGTCGAGTTCGGCACCTCCTACGGCATCTCCACTCTCCACCTGGCGGCCGCCGTTCGCGACAACGGCTCGGGGCACGTCATCACCACCGAGATGAACGCGGCGAAGGCCGCCGCCGCCCGCGACACCTTCACGGCCACCGGCCTCGACGACGTGGTCACCCTCCTGGAGGGAGACGCCCTGCAGACGCTCGCCGCGCTGCGGCAACCCGTCGACTTCCTGTTCCTGGACGGCTGGAAGGACCTCTGCCTGCCCGTCCTGCGACTCCTGGAGCCCCACATCGCCCCCGGCACCCTCGTCGTGGCCGACGACGTGGACCTCACCGCACTGGTCCCGTACCTCGACCACGTCCGCGACACCGGCAACGGCTACCAGAGCGTCACCTTCCCCGTGGAGGACGGCCTCGAAATCAGCTGCCGCCTCTGACCGCTCTGGGCTCCCCGCCGGTCAGCCGGTCAGCAGATCGGGGTTGTCGGCCAGGGCGGCGAGCCGGCTTCGCGGGTCCGGGACGAGCCGGCGTTCGGTCAGGTCGAGGACGCCGGCCACTCCGGTGATCTCGGCGGCCACCGTGCCGTCCTCCTTGACGATGTGCTGCTCCATCGTGAACGTCTTGCCCGTGCCGTAGTCGAACCGGCAGGTCACGCGTACCCGCTCGCCGCCACGCAGCTCGCGGCGGTACTTGACCGTCACCTCCAGCTGCACCGGGCCGATCCCGTCGGCCAGCAGCTTCTCCTGGGGCAGCCCGGCGGCCCGCAGCAGCTCCCAGCGCGCGTGCTCCGCGTACTGGAGGTAGACGGCCTGGTTCAGGTGGCCCTGGGTGTCGAGCTCGTAGCCCCGCACGGTCACGTCAACGGAGAAGGTCATGACCGTGCGAACGCCCGCGCCGGCCCGTCCATTCCGGCGAGGAGGTGCTGCCGGATCCCTTTACGCACCTGTCATGCACCGGTAACTTCCTCCCCGCAAGGAATTGCAGCAAGATTCCGGCGGAACTTGCCATCGGATCGTGCTCGCCCGCCGAACCCCGAGGCGCGTCAGGGTTCTCCCCCTCCCCCTGGAGACACGCATGAGACGCACCCCTCACCGGCTGCCGAGACGCCCGCTCGCGGCGGCCGTGGCAGCGGCCGGGCTGCTGGGACTCCTCGCCGCCGCGCCACGGCCCGTTCCCGACCCGGCCACCGCGCCCGTCGCGGCCTCGGCCTCCGCCGCGACCACGGCGACCGTCTTCTACTCCACGAAGACCCGGAACTGGTCGTCGTACTACCTGCACTACTCCCCCGACGGCGGCTCCTGGACCGCCGTGCCCGGCACCCGGATGGAGGCCGCCTGCACCGACTGGGTCAGGCTGACGGTCCCCCTCGGAGGCGCGGGCGGACTGAAGACGACCTTCACCGACGGCTCGGGCACCTGGGACAACAACGCGGGAAGGAACTACGACCTGGGCACCGGGAACATCACCGTCCAGGACGGCGTCGTGGCGCACAGCGACCCGTGCGCGGGCACGGGGCCCGAGGAGCCGGAGGAGCCCCAGGGGCCGAACGCGGCGTCGGTCTACTACGCGACCTCCACCGTCGGCTGGCCCACCGTCAACCTGCACTACCGACCGCACGGTGGAGCCTGGACGACCGTCCCCGGCATCGGCATGGAAGCCGCCTGCACCGGCTGGGTGAAACGCACGGTGGATCTGGGCAGCGCCACCGGCCTCCAGGCGACGTTCAACAACGGCAACGGCGTGTGGGACAACAACAACGGCAACGACTACACCCTGGCGACCGGGCTCACCACGGTGAAGGACCGCAAGGTGACCCCCTCGGCGAAGGACCCGTGCGCCGCCGAGGAACCCGACACCGAGGCGCCCACCGCGCCCACCGCGGTGAAGGCCGCCGCCGACGGGGTCGCCGTGGTGGTCACCTGGGAACCCGCCACGGACGACCGGGGTGTGACGAAGTATCAGGTAGTTCGGACCGGCGGCACGAAGGGCACGGTGGTCACCGACACCACCTCGACCGTGTTCTCCGACACCGGACTGGAGGCGCGGACCGCCTACCGCTACACCGTCCGGGCCGTCGACGCCGCCGGGAACGTCTCGCCCGAATCCGCCCCCGCCTCCGCCACCACCGGCGACAAGCCCACCGCACCGCCGGCCGGCACGCCGCTGGGCACCGACCCCCGTAAGGACCCCGTCTACTTCGTGCTCACCGCCCGCTTCAACGACGGCGACAGCACGAACAACCGGGGCGGCAGCCAGCACCGGAAGTCCGGCAACGCCGCCAACGACGACCCCATGTTCCGGGGCGACTTCAAGGGGCTCGTGCAGAAGCTCGACTACGTCAAGGGGCTCGGATTCTCCGCGATCTGGATCACCCCGGTCGTGCTCAACCGCTCGGACTACGACTACCACGGCTACCACGGCTACGACTTCTACAAGGTCGACCCGAGGCTGGAGTCCGCCGGGGCCTCGTACCAGGACCTCATCAACGCGGCGCACGCCAAGGGTATGAAGATCTACCAGGACGTGGTCCACAACCACTCCTCGCGCTGGGGCGCCAAGGGACTGTTCACCCCGAAGGCCTACGGGGTGCGCGACGCCCAGTGGAGCTGGTACTACGACGAGAAGGACGACGCCTTCACGTACGACGGCCTCACCGTCGAGCCGAAGTCGGGGAAGTCGTACTACAACGGTGACCTGTGGTCCACGGCCGAACCGTCCGGCAACACCTGCCTCAACTGGGGCACGCCCACCGGACACACCTCGCCGGAGGGCTACCGCATCTACAACTGCCAGTGGCCGAACCCCACTTCGGGCATGTTCCCGAAAGCGCTCTACCACAACTGCTGGATCGGCAACTGGGAGGGCGAGGACTCCCGCTCCTGCTGGCTGCACGACGACCTCGCCGACTTCAACACCGAGAACGCCCAGGTCCAGAACTATCTGATCGGCGCGTACAACAAGTACATCGACATGGGCGTCGACGGCTTCCGGCTCGACACGGCGGTGCACATCCCCCGCACCACCTGGAACCGCCGTTTCCTGCCCGCCATCCAGGAGCGGGTCACCCAGCGGTTCGGGGCCGGTGCGGCGGAGAACTTCTTCGTCTTCGGTGAGGTCGCCGCCTTCGTCAACGACAAGTGGAACCGTGGTTCGGTCAACCACTCGGCGCAGTTCTTCACCTGGAAGGAGCGCAAGGAGTACAGCGCGGACGACGAGAAGGCCGCCCTGGAGATGTACGACCACGAGCAGCAGCAGGGCACGGCGGCGCAGCCCGTCTCCGACAACGCCTTCCTCAAGGGCAACGCCTACCACGCCCCCGACCGCAGCCGGGCCTCCGGGATGAACATCATCGACATGCGGATGCACATGAACTTCGGGGACGCGAACAACGCCTACCACAACGGCAAGGACTCCGACGACGCGACCAACGACGCCACCTACAACGTCGTCTATGTCGACAGCCACGACTACGGGCCCAACAAGAGCAGCGAGCGGTACGCGGGCGGCACGGACGCCTGGGCCGAGAACATGTCGCTGATGTGGACCTTCCGGGGCATCCCGACGCTCTACTACGGCTCCGAGATCGAGTTCCAGAGGGGGAAGAAGATCGACTGCGGGCCGACGTGCCCCCTGGCGACGACCGGGCGGGCCTACTTCGGGGACCACCTGGCCGGTGAGGTGACGGCCTCGGACTTCGGCAAGGTGTCCTCGGCCACCGGGAAGGTCGCGGACACCCTGGCCGCACCGCTGGCACGGCACCTCCAGCGGCTCAACGAGATCCGGCGCGCGGTGCCGGCACTCCAGATGGGCCAGTACTCCACGGAGGGCATCAGCGGCTCCATGGCGTACAAGCGCCGCTACACCGACGCGGCGGCCGGCACCGACAGCTTCGCCCTGGTGACGGTCTCCGGGAGCGCCACGTACACCGGCGTCCCCAACGGCACGTACAAGGACGCCGTGACGGGGGACGCGAAGGTCGTCACCGGAGGCACCCTCGCGGTCCCGGCCCCCGGGAAGGGCAACCTGCGCGTGTACGTCCTGGACCTCGGCGGGAAGAACGCAGCGCCGGGGAAGATCGGCGCGGCGGGCCCCTACCTCAAGTAGCGGGGGCTCGGTCGGCGACCCGCCGCACCGTGCGGAGCAGGTACTCCTCGCGGTGCAGCGGGTCGTGGTCGGTGCGCGGGCGGTCCGGAACCGGGCCGGTCACCGGGCGGTGGCCGGCGAAGGCGGACTCCAGCACGCCCTCGCCCCGGGTCGCCCCCGGAAGCAGCCGCTGGAGTTCGTGGACGCGGGCCGCCGGCATCTCGCCCTCCACGGTGCAGAGGGCACCGTGCGTCTCGGGGAGTCCCGGCTCCGCGCGGAGCCGGGCGAGGACCGGGACCAGTGCGCCGAAGGCGTCCGCGGGCGTCTCCAGGCGGAACCGGTGCATCGGCTCGTACACCCGCGTTCCGGCCCGGCGCAGCGCGTCCATCAGGACCAGGGGCGTCAGACCGCGGAAGTCGCCCGCCGTGCTCGACACGCTGTTGTAGCCGGCATGCGTCTGGGTGACCACGCAATCGGTGACCTGCCAGCCGTGCAGGCCCTGGCCCAGAGTGGCGCGGACGGTCTCCTCGACCGCCCGCACCAGGGAAGGGGGCATGGAGCCGCGTTCCACTTCGCGGCGGAACTCCACCCCGCTGCCGTACGGGGCCGGGTCGACGCGCAGTCCGACGGTGGCGAGGAAGGGGTTGCGGTCCGTGTCGATGAACTCGGCGGCCGTCCCCGAGCCGACGGGCCGTTCCCGGCAGATGGTCGTGGTCCCCCGGAAGATCACGTCCACGCCGAACTCCTCGGCCAGAGTCGTCTGGATGACCTCCTTCTGCACCTCCCCGTAGAGCGAGAGGGACACCTCCCCGCGGAGGTCGTCGCGGCGGACGGCGATCAGCGGGTCCTGTTCGGCGAGACGGCCGAGTGCGAGGTGCAGGGCGCCCCGGTCCTCGGGGCGTCGCGGCACGACGACCGTCTCCAGGGTCGGCGGGGCGAAGTGCCGGCGCCCCGCCCCGGCCCGGTCCGCGCCGACGCTGTCGCCGATCCGGATGCCGGCCAGCCCTTTCAGCCTGCCGATCCGGCCGGCGCGGACCGCGGACGCCGGCACCTCACGGCCGTTCTCGAAGACGCTGACCGCGGAGACCTTGCCTTCGCCCTCCTCGCCGTCCGGGCTGCGGAAACGCAGCACCTCACGGGTGCGCACGGCCCCCTCGACCATACGGACGTACGCCGTCCGCTCGCCGTTCGCGGTCCGGTCGACCTTGAACACCGTGCCGCGGGCCGGCGCCTCCGGATCCCCCGTGGCGGCGGGCAGCAGTCCGGTGATGCCGCCGACCAGGGCGTCGATGCCCGCACCGGTGGCGGCGGAGCCGAAGAAGACCGGGTGGACGAGGCACCGGGCGGTCTGTTCGGCCAGCGCCCCGAGGAGCCGGGTGCGGGTGAGGCCCGCCGGGTCGTCGACGTACGCGCTCAGCAGCTCGTCGTCGTGCCGGGTGAGCAGGTCGGTGAGCGCACCGGTGAAGCCGGGATCGGCCCCGGTGAACGGGGTGCTCGTCGCACCGTGGGTGCCGAGGCCCCGGACGGAGCCCATCGCGACGATGTCCGGGGAGAGCCGTTCGGTGATGCTCGTCAGCAGCGAGCCGTAGCGTGCGCCGGGCCGGTCGGTCTTGTTGACGAACAGCAGGGTCGGGATGCGCAGTCGGCGCAGGGTGCGGAGCAGGACCCGGGTCTGCGCCTGGACGCCCTCCACCGCGGACACGACCAGGACGGCGCCGTCGAGCACGCCGAGGACCCGCTCCACCTCGGCGATGAAGTCCGGGTGGCCGGGGGTGTCGATCAGGTTGACCGTGGTGGCGCCGAGGGTGAAGGAGACGACGGCGGACTTGATGGTGATGCCGCGCCGGCGCTCCAGGGCGAGGGAGTCGGTGCGGGTGCTGCCGTCGTCGACGCTGCCGAGGGCCTCGATGGCTCCGGCGGTGTGGAGGAGCCGCTCGGTCAGGCTTGTCTTACCGGCGTCGACATGCGCCAGGATTCCCAGGTTCAACGTGTGCACGAAGCTTCATGTCCTTGAGAGAAAGGTCGGTTTCTGTCGGGAGGGACACGAAGGCTCGGCGCATGTTTCGGACTCCTGGGTCGTACCGGTGGACCGGCGGAGTAGATCAGGGGGCGGCCGGGGGCCGCAACCGGTTATCCGCGGCGCCGCAGGTGCGGGAAGCGCCATTCGGTGCGGCTGCGCAGGATCTCGCCGGGGCGCAGCACGGTGGTGGGGTGGCCGGGGCGGTTGGGCGAGTCCGGCAGGTGCTGGGTCTCCAGGCAGAGCGATCCGTGGCGGCCGTGGCGGCGGCCGGTGCCGTCGGTGAACGCGCCGTCGAGCTGGTTGGCGGTGTAGATCTGGAGGCCGGGTTCGGTGGTCCAGAGCTCCAGGGTCCGCAGGTCGCCGGGGGCGGTGAGGCGGGCGGCCCGGCGCAGGGTTCCGGGGTCGGCGGGGCGCAGGACCCAGCAGTGGTCGAAGCCGCCGGCCCGGTGCAGTTGGGCGTCCGGGCGGTCGAGGCGTTCACCGATGCGCCGGGGGGCGGTGAGGTCGAACGGGGTGCCGGCCACCGGAGCGGGCGGGCCTTCGGGGATGGAGCCGGGGTCGATGGGGAGGTAGGCGTCGGCGTCGACCTGGAGGGTGTGGCCGAGGATGTCGTCGCCGCCGAGGTTGAGGTAGGAGTGGTTGGTGAGGTTGACGACGGTGGGGCGGTCGGTGACGGCCCGGTAGTCGGCGGAGAGGGTCCCGGCGGTGTCCAGGGTGTAGGTGACGGTGACGTCGAGCGCTCCGGGGAAGCCCATGTCGCCGTCGGGGCTGCGCAGGGTGAGCCGGAGGGCGGCGGCGGTGCCGGTACGGTCCCCGGTGGCGGACCAGACCTTGGTGTGGAAGCCGTCGGGGCCCCCGTGGAGGGCGTGGCCCCGGTCGTTGGCGGGGATGTGGTGCGTGGCCCCGTCGAGGGTGAAGCGGCCGTGGGCGATGCGGTTGGCGTACCGGCCGACGACGGCCCCGAAGTAGGGGTTCCTGTCGGTGTAGTCGTCGAGCGCGGGCAGCGCGCGGACGACCGGGCCGGGGCTGCCCGCGGTGTCCGGCACGGTGAGGCTGTGCAGGACGCCGCCGTAGGTGAGGATCTCGGCCCGGACGCCGGTGCCGGAGTCGAGGGTCCAGAGGTCGATCTCGCTCTGCCCGTGGGCGCGGCCGAACGGTTTGCGGTGCACGGTGGGCATGAGGAGTTCCTTGGGGTGCGGAAGGGACCCCGACGGGATCTGCCGTCAACTGCTCGCCTTTCGAAGGCAGTTGACGGCGGATCCAAGGGGTCGCTAGCGGGGCGGTCCGGAAGCCTCGCGGGGAGTGGTGGATTCGCGGACGACGAGCCGGTAGCCGGGGCGGGGCCGCCGGGGTTCGGCGACGGGGGTGCCCGCGAGGCGTTCGACGAGGCTGTCGACGGCGAGCCGGGCGATGGCCGCCTTGTCGGGCGCGATGGTGGTGAGGGTGGTGGCCCCGTACCGGCTCTCCTCGATGTCGTCGAAGCCGACGACGGCGATGTCGTCCGGGATGGTGAGGCCGCGTTCGGTGATGGTGCGCATGGCCCCCGTCGCGATCATGTCGTTGTACGCGAACACGGCGTCGGGCCGCTCGCCCCGGTCGAGCAGCGAGGCCATCGCCGCCGCGCCGTCCTCTCGTCCGTAACCGTCGGTGACGACGACGAGGGACTCGTCGGGCTGGATGCCGGAGGCGGCCAGCTCCTCGCGCCAGCCGCGCAGCCGGAGGTGGGCGGGCTGGCGCTCCCGGCCGGTGCGGGAGCCGAGGAAGGCGATCCTGCGGTGGCCGAGGGCGACGAGGTGGGCGACGGCCTCGCGGGCGGCGGCCACGTTGTCGATGGCGATGTGGTCGTAGGGGGCCTCGTACTCGCGCTCGCCGAGCAGCACCAGCGGCGCGGTCTCGGTGCGGGCCATCAGGTCCTCGGTCTCCAGGTGGATGGGGCTGAGGATGAGGCCGTCGATGACGTGGGAGCGGAAGCCCTGGCAGACCAGCAGCTCCTTCTCCCGCAGGCCCGCCGTGTGGTCGACCAGGACGGTGTAGTCGTGCCGGGCCGCCGCGTCGACGACCTCGCCGGCCAGCTCCGCGAAGTACGGGTTGCCGAATTCGGGGACGGCGAGGGCGATGATGCCGGTGCGGCCCTTGCGGAGGTGGCGGGCGGTGAGGTTCGGCCGGTAGCCGAGCTCGTCGATCGCCTGCTGGACCTTGGCCCGCATCTTCGGGGTGACGTGCTGGTAGTTGTTGACCACGTTCGACACGGTCTTGATGGACACGCCCGCCCGTTGAGCTACGTCCTTGAGGCTGACGCCCACGGCACTCCTTGTTGCTTGGTTCGACGCGGCCCGATCCGTACGGTTCAGGTGGTCTCCGGATACGTAC
The nucleotide sequence above comes from Streptomyces sp. NBC_01116. Encoded proteins:
- a CDS encoding EF-hand domain-containing protein produces the protein MGTEATRRVTLVFSLFDANANGVLEADDFDLMADRVVREAHASDRAAKDAMRAAFRRYWTTLRTELDADGDGEVTFEEFTACVLSPERFDATVGVFAEALAALGDPDGDGLIERPLFMALMTAIGFEPANIDALFDAFEPNDGDRIRVETWVAGIKDYYAPGKAGIPGDHLVVGTAA
- a CDS encoding MFS transporter, with product MSVAAKESVVRAPGIPHLLVTVLFCFSGFALLLPVSPAWAVEGGADEFGAGLVTAVLMAATVLTQLFVRTMLRRLGWTRTLVLGALLLGLPSLLQALSDQLLPVLLTTALRGAGFGIVTVCGATAAAVLAPRGRQGAVIGLYGLAVALPQVVLTPAAPWLTDTFALPAVIACGVLPVLALPWARSLGRAVEDRADGPASPGGPARNPAPAVAVLRRIRRPLAVLLLVTAAGGAVLTFAPQFTATPALAATGLFALTATAALARWGCGELADRIALRPITGILALTACAGLALTASGVGSDRTPALLAGLLLLGAAYGGLQSLTLVQAFDRAGVENRHAASVAWNIGYDAGTGLGALMLGVAAHVATFSAGFTVLSALMALAGLAVLLTGRNEPLDPQGNRGPRAPRTKRPSLGKR
- a CDS encoding TetR/AcrR family transcriptional regulator, producing MVQESGRGRPRSESARAAVLHAVDDLLVEVGYAALTMKGIAERAGVGRQTVYRWWSNKAEVLYEASVIDARQELAVPLTGVARDDLTAYLDALTGFLAHSHAGAAYRALLGEAQHDADVAALLASGDVLGESAAAVAAPLLEGRGDDLSLEQATALLIGPVFFHVLSGRDPEGVDTEQQVERFLRAFAAD
- a CDS encoding O-methyltransferase, coding for MTADTHTLAEPRLRSALTRMFEAAARDDEAAARVRSLRPDDRGALTAQELADANREIYMPISADGGRLLYNLVRATRPNTVVEFGTSYGISTLHLAAAVRDNGSGHVITTEMNAAKAAAARDTFTATGLDDVVTLLEGDALQTLAALRQPVDFLFLDGWKDLCLPVLRLLEPHIAPGTLVVADDVDLTALVPYLDHVRDTGNGYQSVTFPVEDGLEISCRL
- a CDS encoding acyl-CoA thioesterase, which translates into the protein MTFSVDVTVRGYELDTQGHLNQAVYLQYAEHARWELLRAAGLPQEKLLADGIGPVQLEVTVKYRRELRGGERVRVTCRFDYGTGKTFTMEQHIVKEDGTVAAEITGVAGVLDLTERRLVPDPRSRLAALADNPDLLTG
- a CDS encoding carbohydrate binding domain-containing protein, encoding MRRTPHRLPRRPLAAAVAAAGLLGLLAAAPRPVPDPATAPVAASASAATTATVFYSTKTRNWSSYYLHYSPDGGSWTAVPGTRMEAACTDWVRLTVPLGGAGGLKTTFTDGSGTWDNNAGRNYDLGTGNITVQDGVVAHSDPCAGTGPEEPEEPQGPNAASVYYATSTVGWPTVNLHYRPHGGAWTTVPGIGMEAACTGWVKRTVDLGSATGLQATFNNGNGVWDNNNGNDYTLATGLTTVKDRKVTPSAKDPCAAEEPDTEAPTAPTAVKAAADGVAVVVTWEPATDDRGVTKYQVVRTGGTKGTVVTDTTSTVFSDTGLEARTAYRYTVRAVDAAGNVSPESAPASATTGDKPTAPPAGTPLGTDPRKDPVYFVLTARFNDGDSTNNRGGSQHRKSGNAANDDPMFRGDFKGLVQKLDYVKGLGFSAIWITPVVLNRSDYDYHGYHGYDFYKVDPRLESAGASYQDLINAAHAKGMKIYQDVVHNHSSRWGAKGLFTPKAYGVRDAQWSWYYDEKDDAFTYDGLTVEPKSGKSYYNGDLWSTAEPSGNTCLNWGTPTGHTSPEGYRIYNCQWPNPTSGMFPKALYHNCWIGNWEGEDSRSCWLHDDLADFNTENAQVQNYLIGAYNKYIDMGVDGFRLDTAVHIPRTTWNRRFLPAIQERVTQRFGAGAAENFFVFGEVAAFVNDKWNRGSVNHSAQFFTWKERKEYSADDEKAALEMYDHEQQQGTAAQPVSDNAFLKGNAYHAPDRSRASGMNIIDMRMHMNFGDANNAYHNGKDSDDATNDATYNVVYVDSHDYGPNKSSERYAGGTDAWAENMSLMWTFRGIPTLYYGSEIEFQRGKKIDCGPTCPLATTGRAYFGDHLAGEVTASDFGKVSSATGKVADTLAAPLARHLQRLNEIRRAVPALQMGQYSTEGISGSMAYKRRYTDAAAGTDSFALVTVSGSATYTGVPNGTYKDAVTGDAKVVTGGTLAVPAPGKGNLRVYVLDLGGKNAAPGKIGAAGPYLK
- a CDS encoding GTP-binding protein, with protein sequence MHTLNLGILAHVDAGKTSLTERLLHTAGAIEALGSVDDGSTRTDSLALERRRGITIKSAVVSFTLGATTVNLIDTPGHPDFIAEVERVLGVLDGAVLVVSAVEGVQAQTRVLLRTLRRLRIPTLLFVNKTDRPGARYGSLLTSITERLSPDIVAMGSVRGLGTHGATSTPFTGADPGFTGALTDLLTRHDDELLSAYVDDPAGLTRTRLLGALAEQTARCLVHPVFFGSAATGAGIDALVGGITGLLPAATGDPEAPARGTVFKVDRTANGERTAYVRMVEGAVRTREVLRFRSPDGEEGEGKVSAVSVFENGREVPASAVRAGRIGRLKGLAGIRIGDSVGADRAGAGRRHFAPPTLETVVVPRRPEDRGALHLALGRLAEQDPLIAVRRDDLRGEVSLSLYGEVQKEVIQTTLAEEFGVDVIFRGTTTICRERPVGSGTAAEFIDTDRNPFLATVGLRVDPAPYGSGVEFRREVERGSMPPSLVRAVEETVRATLGQGLHGWQVTDCVVTQTHAGYNSVSSTAGDFRGLTPLVLMDALRRAGTRVYEPMHRFRLETPADAFGALVPVLARLRAEPGLPETHGALCTVEGEMPAARVHELQRLLPGATRGEGVLESAFAGHRPVTGPVPDRPRTDHDPLHREEYLLRTVRRVADRAPAT
- a CDS encoding aldose epimerase family protein, with the protein product MPTVHRKPFGRAHGQSEIDLWTLDSGTGVRAEILTYGGVLHSLTVPDTAGSPGPVVRALPALDDYTDRNPYFGAVVGRYANRIAHGRFTLDGATHHIPANDRGHALHGGPDGFHTKVWSATGDRTGTAAALRLTLRSPDGDMGFPGALDVTVTYTLDTAGTLSADYRAVTDRPTVVNLTNHSYLNLGGDDILGHTLQVDADAYLPIDPGSIPEGPPAPVAGTPFDLTAPRRIGERLDRPDAQLHRAGGFDHCWVLRPADPGTLRRAARLTAPGDLRTLELWTTEPGLQIYTANQLDGAFTDGTGRRHGRHGSLCLETQHLPDSPNRPGHPTTVLRPGEILRSRTEWRFPHLRRRG